GCCCGGTTTAAACAATACTGCGATTTTCTTCCTGGAAGTGCAAAAGGCACAAACCGGTATTGGGGTCTCGACGAGCACGTCGACGGAAACCAGCACAACACTGAGTGGTGCAGCCGAAACACGCCCGCAGAACAGGGGCGTTCAGTACATTATCAAGGCAGGATACTAAAAGGCTTTCATCAGAGATCACGGACGGCCACAGCAATCCGCTGCACGGCTGTCAGCAATTCATCTTCACTAATATTGAGCGCCGGGGTTAACGAAATCCCCTGCCCCTTATCCCCACTGGCCAGAGCAATCACACCATGCCGCCGCAGGATATCCATCAAACGCGCACCAGCCAAAGGCTCGCGGAGTTCGAGTCCAACCATTAGGCCGCGGCCGCGGACGGATGAATACAGAGGATGATTCTGTAGGGTTTCGCGGAGCATGACCTGGAGTTTTTCTCCGAGTTCCATGGCGCGTTGAGGGAGCCTTTGTTCCTGAATGGTGCGCAGGGTTTCAGTGCCCAGGCGACAGGATAAGGGATGACCGAAGAAGGTTCCGGTGTGAATGCCTTCGCCTTCGTTTTGCGGCCAGGCGTCCATGACGTCCGTAC
This window of the Oligoflexus sp. genome carries:
- a CDS encoding aminotransferase class III-fold pyridoxal phosphate-dependent enzyme, which translates into the protein SLEWLSGLYEICQQEKVLLIYDEVFTGLGRTGQITFAEMVPCDLLCLGKALGGGLPLSACFGRTDVMDAWPQNEGEGIHTGTFFGHPLSCRLGTETLRTIQEQRLPQRAMELGEKLQVMLRETLQNHPLYSSVRGRGLMVGLELREPLAGARLMDILRRHGVIALASGDKGQGISLTPALNISEDELLTAVQRIAVAVRDL